The Erigeron canadensis isolate Cc75 chromosome 4, C_canadensis_v1, whole genome shotgun sequence genome window below encodes:
- the LOC122597989 gene encoding uncharacterized protein LOC122597989 isoform X2 encodes MSGRGLAASPSWILGTCSIHQSSSIIFPPPSPIIIISRNPCGVVVCRSQFKAADFSKKFVLHHALSSSGFNTTFATEARDGFCSQINKLSSIERETSIIINGAVDLGKTALYIAAEDDSLISHSSVPLPVDAFIGRLDDLSMGYCSRYSSSFRSSPDTFLECLERYMYVDKGFRRTKSSSQLGQQAVYLHSVLTHRVGSMSMLSLIYSEILKMLRLWGLIKFDVEISSHDSYGSPRGYLKQKTTESDQQHIVTTESLLLKILRDLKNAFWPFQLDQSKSPFLRAAEAANCSDRSANVDKSGLELASAKAARHRLERGVWTSARFGDIRRALSACERLIILEADCTELRDYGVLLYHCGFYKESLQYLRLYQDTEKSTLVKQSKAEEEAVEKLIIRLNLILMEDDWTRPSSIASSLYNNTDPW; translated from the exons atgagTGGAAGAGGATTAGCAGCATCTCCTTCATGGATTCTGGGCACTTGTAGtattcatcaatcatcatcaatAATATTTCCTCCTCCTTctcctattattattattagcagAAATCCTTGTGGTGTAGTAGTGTGTCGATCACAATTTAAAGCAGCAGATTTTAGTAAAAAATTTGTACTTCATCATGCCCTTTCTTCTTCTGGTTTCAACACCACCTTTGCTACG GAAGCAAGGGACGGGTTCTGCTCACAAATCAATAAGTTGTCAAGTATCGAGAGGGAAACGAGTATAATCATCAATGGAGCGGTTGATTTAGGGAAAACAGCTCTTTACATAGCAGCAGAGGATGATTCGCTCATTTCTCATTCATCCGTACCACTACCCGTTGATGCTTTTATTGGGAGACTGGATGATCTTTCTATGGGTTATTGCTCACGTTACAGTTCATCGTTTAGATCATCTCCTGATACGTTTCTTGAGTGCCTAGAGAGGTACATGTATGTTGACAAG GGCTTTCGGAGGACAAAATCAAGCAGCCAGTTGGGGCAACAAGCAGTTTATCTTCATTCA GTTTTGACTCATCGTGTGGGGTCAATGTCTATGCTTTCACTGATTTATTCTGAGATACTGAAAATGCTACGCTTATGGGGTCTCATCAAATTTGATGTTGAAATATCTTCGCATGATTCGTATGGTTCTCCAAGAGGATATCTCAAGCAGAAAACTACGGAGTCTGATCAGCAACATATTGTAACAACTGAATCCCTGTTACTGAAG ATTTTGAGAGACTTGAAGAATGCTTTCTGGCCATTTCAACTTGACCAAAGTAAAAGTCCATTTCTAAGAGCAGCAGAGGCTGCAAATTGCTCTGATAGATCAGCCAATGTTGATAAAAG TGGCTTGGAGCTTGCATCTGCAAAGGCTGCTAGGCATAGGCTAGAACGTGGAGTTTGGACCAGTGCTCGCTTTGGGGATATAAGGCGTGCACTATCTG CATGTGAGCGGCTCATTATTCTAGAAGCCGATTGTACAGAACTAAGAGATTATGGCGTTCTCCTTTACCACTGCGGGTTTTACAAAGAATCTTTACAATACCTCAGGTTATATCAGGATACAGAG AAATCTACCTTAGTGAAGCAATCAAAAGCGGAGGAAGAAGCTGTAGAAAAGCTAATTATTCGACTTAACCTTATCTTGATGGAAGATGATTGGACTAGACCTTCATCCATTGCAAGTTCTCTATACAACAACACTGATCCTTGGTAA
- the LOC122597989 gene encoding uncharacterized protein LOC122597989 isoform X1 — protein MSGRGLAASPSWILGTCSIHQSSSIIFPPPSPIIIISRNPCGVVVCRSQFKAADFSKKFVLHHALSSSGFNTTFATEARDGFCSQINKLSSIERETSIIINGAVDLGKTALYIAAEDDSLISHSSVPLPVDAFIGRLDDLSMGYCSRYSSSFRSSPDTFLECLERYMYVDKGFRRTKSSSQLGQQAVYLHSVLTHRVGSMSMLSLIYSEILKMLRLWGLIKFDVEISSHDSYGSPRGYLKQKTTESDQQHIVTTESLLLKILRDLKNAFWPFQLDQSKSPFLRAAEAANCSDRSANVDKSGLELASAKAARHRLERGVWTSARFGDIRRALSACERLIILEADCTELRDYGVLLYHCGFYKESLQYLRLYQDTEKSSLQKSTLVKQSKAEEEAVEKLIIRLNLILMEDDWTRPSSIASSLYNNTDPW, from the exons atgagTGGAAGAGGATTAGCAGCATCTCCTTCATGGATTCTGGGCACTTGTAGtattcatcaatcatcatcaatAATATTTCCTCCTCCTTctcctattattattattagcagAAATCCTTGTGGTGTAGTAGTGTGTCGATCACAATTTAAAGCAGCAGATTTTAGTAAAAAATTTGTACTTCATCATGCCCTTTCTTCTTCTGGTTTCAACACCACCTTTGCTACG GAAGCAAGGGACGGGTTCTGCTCACAAATCAATAAGTTGTCAAGTATCGAGAGGGAAACGAGTATAATCATCAATGGAGCGGTTGATTTAGGGAAAACAGCTCTTTACATAGCAGCAGAGGATGATTCGCTCATTTCTCATTCATCCGTACCACTACCCGTTGATGCTTTTATTGGGAGACTGGATGATCTTTCTATGGGTTATTGCTCACGTTACAGTTCATCGTTTAGATCATCTCCTGATACGTTTCTTGAGTGCCTAGAGAGGTACATGTATGTTGACAAG GGCTTTCGGAGGACAAAATCAAGCAGCCAGTTGGGGCAACAAGCAGTTTATCTTCATTCA GTTTTGACTCATCGTGTGGGGTCAATGTCTATGCTTTCACTGATTTATTCTGAGATACTGAAAATGCTACGCTTATGGGGTCTCATCAAATTTGATGTTGAAATATCTTCGCATGATTCGTATGGTTCTCCAAGAGGATATCTCAAGCAGAAAACTACGGAGTCTGATCAGCAACATATTGTAACAACTGAATCCCTGTTACTGAAG ATTTTGAGAGACTTGAAGAATGCTTTCTGGCCATTTCAACTTGACCAAAGTAAAAGTCCATTTCTAAGAGCAGCAGAGGCTGCAAATTGCTCTGATAGATCAGCCAATGTTGATAAAAG TGGCTTGGAGCTTGCATCTGCAAAGGCTGCTAGGCATAGGCTAGAACGTGGAGTTTGGACCAGTGCTCGCTTTGGGGATATAAGGCGTGCACTATCTG CATGTGAGCGGCTCATTATTCTAGAAGCCGATTGTACAGAACTAAGAGATTATGGCGTTCTCCTTTACCACTGCGGGTTTTACAAAGAATCTTTACAATACCTCAGGTTATATCAGGATACAGAG AAAAGTTCATTGCAGAAATCTACCTTAGTGAAGCAATCAAAAGCGGAGGAAGAAGCTGTAGAAAAGCTAATTATTCGACTTAACCTTATCTTGATGGAAGATGATTGGACTAGACCTTCATCCATTGCAAGTTCTCTATACAACAACACTGATCCTTGGTAA
- the LOC122595533 gene encoding dr1-associated corepressor-like translates to MKKKLDTRFPAARIKKIMQADEDVGKIAMAVPVLVSKALELFLQDLCDRTYDITILRGAKTVNSLHLKHCVQSYNVFDFLREVVNKVPDYGHSDAGVDDRAMIKRKKAAADEMNDSDEELKRNRMHEARQPSSNGRGRGRGRGRGRGRGRVSADKEPQQMELELETCTPSVQQSSKLNLNPPGEADNQLELTKSTKGDVAGGDSGRDFDLNAGVEESTAKVVDVVDGGAAIQPPTPPPQTVPVTGTGDSSTVKSVEPKNDDYLGMSLSEMDRMVIDSHNLAQINSRLDEEDEDYDEE, encoded by the exons ATGAAGAAGAAGCTCGATACTCGTTTCCCCGct GCACGGATCAAGAAGATAATGCAAGCTGATGAGGATGTTGGAAAGATTGCCATGGCCGTGCCGGTTTTAGTTT CCAAAGCTTTGGAATTGTTTTTGCAAGATCTTTGTGATCGTACATATGATATAACCATACTCAGGGGCGCAAAGACGGTTAATTCACTGCATTT GAAGCACTGTGTGCAAAGCTACAATGTGTTTGATTTTTTGAGGGAAGTTGTGAACAAGGTCCCTGATTATGGCCATTCTGATGCAGGGGTTGATGATCGTGCAATGATAAAGCGGAA GAAAGCTGCTGCGGATGAAATGAATGATAGTGATGAAGAGTTGAAGAGAAACCGAATG CATGAAGCAAGGCAACCTAGCAGCAATGGTAGAGGCAGAGGCCGTGGTAGAGGAAGAGGGAGGGGCCGCGGCAGAGTGTCAGCAGATAAGGAGCCTCAGCAGATGGAATTAGAACTAGAAACCTGCACACCATCGGTTCAACAGAGCAGCAAATTAAACCTTAACCCACCAGGGGAGGCTGACAACCAGTTAGAGTTGACTAAGTCAACTAAAGGTGACGTGGCTGGAGGTGATAGTGGTCGGGACTTTGATTTGAATGCCGGGGTTGAGGAGAGCACGGCCAAAGTGGTTGATGTCGTAGATGGAGGAGCTGCCATACAACCACCAACTCCACCACCGCAGACAGTTCCTGTAACTGGCACTGGCGATTCATCAACAGTGAAGTCTGTCGAACCTAAAAATGATGATTATCTTGGAATGTCACTTTCAGAAATGGATAGGATGGTGATCGACAGTCACAATTTGGCACAAATCAACTCACGCCtggatgaagaagatgaagactaTGATGaagaataa